The following proteins come from a genomic window of Sorghum bicolor cultivar BTx623 chromosome 3, Sorghum_bicolor_NCBIv3, whole genome shotgun sequence:
- the LOC110433881 gene encoding uncharacterized protein LOC110433881 codes for MWALFKEIWASWRNIVFTAQEKDLFDALAKLSEVSYDVVYFGADHNHRSVNLNEHDNGKGDEAVLLKLVSSSDEMSSEINKVKIQGVASVPLSCDPHRWHCQLISAPPSAATARGCVFRLWPTDGRGVDLRALGSVQEAVLN; via the exons ATGTGGGCACTCTTTAAAGAAATTTGGGCATCATGGAGAAATATTGTTTTTACA GCCCAAGAAAAGGACCTTTTCGATGCACTTGCTAAGCTTTCTGAAGTATCATATGATG TTGTTTATTTCGGTGCTGACCATAACCATCGGTCGGTCAACCTCAATGAGCACGACAATGGCAAGGGCGATGAGGCAGTGCTGTTAAAGCTTGTGAGTTCAAGTGACGAGATGTCATCTGAGATTAACAAGGTAAAGATCCAGGGCGTTGCTTCCGTCCCCCTCAGCTGTGACCCTCACCGGTGGCACTGCCAGCTTATCTCCGCTCCTCCTAGCGCCGCCACTGCTCGTGGCTGCGTCTTCCGCCTCTGGCCCACTGATGGCCGTGGGGTTGACCTTCGTGCCCTCGGCTCTGTGCAAGAAGCGGTCCTTAATTGA
- the LOC8069576 gene encoding UTP:RNA uridylyltransferase 1 has protein sequence MDPETGLSCDICVNNLLAVVNTKLLRDYAQIDRRLRQLAFIVKHWAKIRRVNETYQGTLSSYAYVIMCIHLLQLRRILPCLQEMEATYYVKVDENNCAYFDQVEKLNNYGAHNRDTISRLLWAFFHYWAYEHDYTRDVISIRTGRIISKERKDWTRRVGNDRHLICIEDPFEISHDLGRVVDKFSIKILREEFERAANILQFDPNPSMTLFEPYVPPLLPNLLQEETANAASN, from the exons ATGGATCCGGAAACAGGGCTTTCCTGTGATATATGTGTCAATAATCTTTTAGCAGTTGTTAACACAAAACTTTTGCGAGATTATGCACAAATAGATAGAAGGTTAAGGCAGTTGGCATTCATTGTGAAGCATTGGGCTAAAATTCGACGTGTAAATGAAACTTACCAAGGAACACTTTCTAGCTATGC CTATGTGATAATGTGCATTCACCTCCTACAGCTGCGAAGAATACTCCCATGTCTACAG GAAATGGAGGCCACTTATTATGTCAAGGTGGATGAAAATAACTGTGCATACTTTGACCAAGTGGAGAAGCTAAATAATTATGGTGCTCACAACAGAGATACAATATCAAGGCTGCTCTGGGCTTTTTTCCATTATTGGGCATATGAGCACGATTACACAAGAGATGTCATATCAATTCGTACTGGAAGGATTATCAG TAAGGAACGGAAGGACTGGACTAGACGAGTTGGAAATGACAGGCATCTCATATGCATTGAAGATCCATTTGAGATCTCCCATGATCTCGGCCGCGTAGTTGACAAGTTCAGCATCAAAATACTCAGGGAGGAATTCGAGCGAGCAGCTAATATATTACAGTTTGATCCGAACCCCAGCATGACACTCTTTGAGCCATACGTGCCCCCTCTGTTGCCGAACCTGTTGCAAGAAGAAACTGCGAATGCTGCATCTAATTGA